The following proteins are co-located in the SAR202 cluster bacterium genome:
- the argH gene encoding argininosuccinate lyase — protein MYHTNINNSDNEIFQKFTESISYDRNLFKQDIKGSIAHAKMLAKQNIISPSDADKIASGLTQIQEEILNDKFVWKYELEDIHMNIESRLKELIGDIAGKLHTARSRNDQIALDMRLFLKETIVSTIKLLLELQSAILTRAEENIDVIVPGYTHMQRAQPLLLSHHLMAYFNMFARDINRFENNYIEADVMPLGSGALAGVPYSIDREFIANELSFSKISTNSMDSISDRDYILEFLFNSATTMSHISRICEEIILWSTQEFNFISLDKRFTTGSSMMPQKRNPDFAEISRGKIGRVYGNLIGLLTVIKGLPLTYNRDLQEDKEGLFDSIETLQSTLKVLKGMIETSTYNKDVMLKAAEDNSMLATDMADYLVGKGVPFRKAHEVMYMLVDYANNSNKTLKELSLSEYKNFLPEFEKDIFEIDINHSINQRNIIGGTSLKQVKNAIKNAKNITENKINEYKKY, from the coding sequence ATGTATCACACCAATATAAATAATTCTGATAATGAAATTTTTCAAAAATTTACTGAATCAATCAGTTACGATAGAAACCTTTTTAAACAAGATATAAAAGGTTCTATTGCTCACGCTAAAATGCTAGCAAAGCAAAATATTATTTCTCCAAGTGATGCCGACAAGATTGCTTCAGGACTTACCCAGATCCAAGAGGAAATTTTAAATGATAAATTTGTATGGAAATATGAATTAGAAGATATTCATATGAATATAGAATCACGACTTAAAGAATTGATCGGCGATATAGCTGGAAAACTTCACACCGCTAGATCTAGAAATGATCAAATTGCTTTAGATATGCGATTGTTTTTAAAAGAAACAATAGTAAGCACTATAAAATTATTATTAGAATTACAATCTGCAATTTTAACTCGCGCGGAAGAAAACATTGATGTAATTGTACCTGGATACACACACATGCAAAGAGCTCAGCCTTTACTATTAAGTCATCATTTAATGGCATACTTTAATATGTTTGCACGTGATATTAATAGATTTGAAAATAATTACATAGAAGCAGATGTTATGCCATTAGGTAGTGGTGCATTAGCAGGAGTCCCATACTCTATAGATAGGGAGTTTATTGCAAATGAGCTGAGTTTTTCAAAGATTAGTACTAATTCTATGGATAGCATTTCGGATCGAGATTACATACTTGAATTTTTATTCAATTCAGCGACAACTATGTCACATATTTCTCGTATTTGTGAGGAAATTATTCTTTGGTCAACACAAGAATTTAATTTTATAAGTTTAGATAAACGATTTACCACGGGAAGTAGCATGATGCCACAAAAACGCAACCCAGATTTTGCAGAAATATCCAGAGGTAAAATAGGTAGAGTATATGGTAACTTGATAGGATTACTAACTGTAATAAAAGGGTTACCTCTAACTTATAATCGAGATTTACAGGAAGATAAAGAAGGGCTATTTGATAGTATTGAGACATTACAAAGTACCCTAAAAGTATTAAAAGGTATGATTGAAACATCAACTTACAATAAAGATGTGATGTTAAAAGCTGCTGAAGATAACAGTATGCTTGCAACTGATATGGCAGACTATTTAGTAGGTAAGGGTGTCCCTTTCCGAAAGGCACACGAAGTAATGTATATGCTAGTAGATTATGCAAATAATTCAAATAAAACTCTAAAGGAGTTATCATTAAGTGAATACAAAAACTTTTTACCTGAATTTGAAAAAGATATTTTCGAAATTGATATCAATCATTCAATAAATCAAAGAAATATAATTGGCGGAACATCCCTAAAACAAGTTAAAAACGCCATAAAAAATGCAAAAAATATAACTGAAAATAAAATAAATGAATATAAAAAATATTAA
- the argB gene encoding acetylglutamate kinase produces the protein MKKMKEIVVIKLGGSTLSEMDSNLNEIADLHLSGVPVVLVHGGGALISEWMEKLEIKTDFIDGLRVTDENSIQIVTSILGGLVNKTLVASIINKNCKAIGLSGIDDNIFKAEFLDQTHGYVGNIINTNSKFIQLLVNNKYLPIIAPIAINNALVSPPLLNINGDTAASALAVSLNANKLIFLTDVDGVLDEKSNLISTLTTEQSKTLISNGTAKSGMIPKINSCIDAVESNVESFIINGTKYGNLTSIIENSKSVGTKFLVS, from the coding sequence ATGAAAAAAATGAAAGAGATAGTAGTTATAAAACTTGGTGGTAGTACTTTATCTGAGATGGATAGTAATCTCAATGAAATTGCTGATCTGCATTTATCTGGAGTCCCTGTAGTACTTGTACATGGAGGTGGAGCGTTAATATCCGAATGGATGGAAAAACTTGAAATTAAGACAGATTTCATTGATGGTTTACGTGTAACTGATGAAAATTCTATCCAAATTGTAACATCTATATTGGGGGGGTTAGTTAATAAAACACTAGTCGCTTCAATAATAAATAAAAACTGTAAAGCAATTGGTCTAAGCGGTATTGATGATAATATTTTTAAAGCTGAATTTTTAGACCAAACACATGGCTACGTGGGAAATATAATCAATACTAACAGTAAATTTATACAATTATTAGTAAATAATAAATACCTGCCCATAATAGCCCCAATAGCGATTAATAATGCTTTGGTAAGTCCTCCTCTTTTGAACATAAATGGAGATACTGCAGCAAGTGCTCTTGCAGTAAGTTTAAATGCAAATAAATTGATTTTTTTAACTGATGTAGATGGAGTGCTAGATGAAAAGTCTAATCTAATTAGTACCTTAACTACAGAGCAATCCAAAACATTAATTAGTAATGGAACGGCCAAGAGTGGTATGATTCCAAAAATAAATTCTTGCATAGATGCAGTAGAATCAAATGTAGAATCATTTATAATTAATGGTACAAAATATGGGAATTTAACATCGATTATCGAGAATTCAAAAAGTGTCGGGACGAAATTTCTAGTTTCATAA
- a CDS encoding argininosuccinate synthase, producing the protein MQSSKKVILAYSGGLDTSVILHWLIQKGYEVVTYTANLGQGDDYELIKSRATSIGATQSYIPDLRKEFVENFIFESVKANALYEGRYLLGTSLARPLTAKAQVEIGKQEKAQLLSHGATGKGNDQARFEFTFSALGPEFGIYSPWRDPEFLEEFQGRSDLIEYASKYNIEVEQTKSRPWSSDANLMHISYEAGELEDPNRKPREDMFNLTKSPQSAPDKETEIEIEYLNGIPIKLTNITENLVKTDSLELFIYLNQLAGINGIGREDIVENRLVGLKSRGVYETPAATILQKTHRDIEGLTMDREAMHLRDSLIPRYSELVYYGLWYSPEMELLQTLFTESQKNVSGKVNATLYKGNVIINSRYSENSLYNEQMVSMDSHGGFDSTDSTGFININSHRLRAYFSRGK; encoded by the coding sequence ATGCAATCATCAAAAAAAGTTATTTTAGCTTACAGTGGAGGATTAGATACATCTGTTATTCTACATTGGCTAATTCAAAAAGGATATGAAGTTGTAACCTATACTGCTAACCTAGGTCAAGGTGATGATTATGAGTTAATAAAAAGTCGCGCTACAAGTATTGGGGCCACACAAAGCTATATACCAGATTTAAGAAAAGAATTCGTTGAAAACTTTATATTTGAATCTGTTAAAGCTAATGCCTTATACGAAGGAAGATATCTACTAGGTACCTCGCTAGCGAGACCGCTTACAGCTAAAGCTCAGGTTGAAATAGGTAAACAAGAAAAAGCCCAATTGTTGTCACATGGTGCTACAGGAAAGGGTAATGACCAAGCAAGGTTCGAATTTACTTTTAGTGCATTAGGGCCAGAATTTGGAATATACTCACCCTGGAGAGATCCTGAATTTTTAGAAGAATTTCAAGGTAGGTCAGACTTAATTGAATATGCTAGCAAATATAATATAGAAGTCGAACAAACAAAAAGTAGACCATGGAGTAGTGATGCTAATTTGATGCACATTAGCTATGAAGCAGGAGAATTAGAAGACCCTAACAGAAAACCAAGAGAAGATATGTTTAATTTAACAAAATCTCCACAAAGTGCTCCTGATAAAGAAACTGAAATCGAAATTGAATACCTTAACGGGATACCAATAAAATTAACAAATATTACCGAAAATTTAGTTAAAACAGATTCCTTGGAATTATTTATTTACCTTAATCAACTTGCTGGAATAAATGGTATTGGTAGAGAGGATATTGTTGAAAACAGGCTAGTTGGTCTCAAGTCTCGTGGGGTATATGAAACTCCTGCAGCTACAATATTACAAAAAACCCATAGAGATATCGAAGGGTTAACAATGGATCGAGAAGCTATGCATTTAAGAGATTCTCTTATACCAAGATATTCTGAATTAGTTTACTATGGCTTATGGTATTCTCCTGAAATGGAACTCTTACAAACCCTTTTCACTGAGTCTCAAAAAAATGTATCTGGGAAAGTTAATGCTACTTTATATAAAGGTAATGTAATTATAAATTCACGTTATTCAGAAAATTCATTATATAATGAACAGATGGTAAGCATGGATTCACATGGTGGTTTTGATAGCACTGACTCTACTGGATTCATCAATATTAATTCTCATAGATTAAGAGCATATTTTTCTCGAGGAAAATAA
- a CDS encoding ribulose-phosphate 3-epimerase, which translates to MNIKNIKLAPSILSADFSKLGEEVALATESGADMIHVDIMDGKFVPNITFGASMVSAIRRWTNLPLDIHMMITEPEKQIPLFIDAGADIINVHIETCTHLHRIIQLIKSNNAKAGIALNPGTAINSLSEVIKELDQIVIMSVNPGFPGQTFIPNTLNKVSYLRQQINQDGLNIDIEIDGGINKSTIKSAVDAGANILVAGSAVYNSSASVSDCIHELKNSI; encoded by the coding sequence ATGAATATAAAAAATATTAAACTTGCCCCATCTATTCTATCCGCTGATTTTTCTAAATTAGGAGAAGAAGTAGCGCTTGCAACAGAATCTGGTGCAGATATGATCCACGTAGATATTATGGATGGGAAATTTGTTCCAAATATAACATTTGGAGCCTCTATGGTTTCAGCAATACGTCGATGGACTAATTTGCCGTTAGATATACATATGATGATAACAGAACCTGAAAAACAAATTCCGCTATTTATTGATGCTGGAGCTGATATAATTAATGTTCATATTGAAACTTGTACACATCTACACAGAATTATTCAACTGATCAAATCAAATAATGCCAAAGCTGGAATCGCTTTAAACCCAGGAACAGCTATCAATAGTCTATCTGAAGTTATTAAAGAATTAGACCAAATTGTAATAATGTCAGTAAACCCAGGCTTCCCTGGTCAAACCTTCATACCAAATACATTGAATAAAGTCTCGTATTTGAGGCAACAAATCAATCAAGATGGCCTCAATATAGATATTGAAATTGATGGTGGAATAAATAAGTCAACTATAAAATCTGCTGTCGACGCTGGTGCTAATATATTAGTTGCCGGTTCTGCAGTATATAACTCTAGTGCCTCAGTTAGCGATTGTATCCATGAATTAAAAAATTCCATTTAA
- a CDS encoding aspartate aminotransferase family protein has product MSIWQDLEKKYYMQVVRRQPVTIVKGLGTKVWDDQNKEYLDFTSGWAVNNLGHCHPAIVEAIKNQAETLMQTSNQFFTVPQVQLAQLLVENSCLDRVFFANSGAEANEGAVKLARKYGKLNKNGAYGVITALNSFHGRTMAMISATGQPHYQANWQPLYEGFTNVEYNNLEAIKQATNDNTCAVMLEPIQGEGGVNIPDQSFFENVRQWCDENNMLLILDEVQTGIGRTGTLFGYEQFGIEPDVITLAKGLGGGVPIGAFLAKENAAALEPGDHGSTFGGNVLTTAAAYAAVKYAVDNNIEKDAKNSGEYLKDLLEKATDSLPNISEIRGRGLLIAVEFTEDIAPELVSNCNELGLLLNPVRPNAIRLMPPLTVNKEEMDKAVELIVEGIKSILAKGKK; this is encoded by the coding sequence ATGTCTATATGGCAAGACTTAGAAAAAAAATATTATATGCAGGTAGTTCGAAGGCAACCTGTCACAATTGTCAAAGGTCTCGGTACTAAAGTCTGGGACGACCAAAACAAAGAGTATCTTGACTTTACTTCCGGTTGGGCTGTAAACAATTTGGGACACTGCCACCCTGCAATAGTAGAAGCTATAAAAAATCAAGCTGAAACATTAATGCAAACATCCAACCAATTTTTTACTGTTCCTCAAGTACAATTAGCACAATTATTAGTAGAAAATAGTTGTTTAGATAGAGTATTTTTTGCCAACAGTGGTGCCGAAGCAAACGAAGGTGCAGTTAAATTAGCCCGTAAATATGGTAAATTGAATAAAAATGGTGCCTACGGTGTAATTACTGCTTTAAACTCCTTCCATGGTAGAACTATGGCTATGATTTCTGCAACTGGTCAGCCACATTATCAAGCAAATTGGCAGCCATTATATGAAGGTTTTACAAATGTTGAATACAATAATCTGGAAGCAATAAAACAGGCAACAAATGATAACACTTGTGCTGTAATGCTCGAACCCATCCAAGGTGAAGGCGGTGTCAATATACCTGACCAATCATTTTTTGAAAATGTTCGACAATGGTGCGATGAGAATAATATGTTACTTATACTTGATGAAGTTCAAACAGGAATTGGACGAACAGGAACGTTATTCGGTTACGAACAATTTGGTATTGAACCTGACGTTATAACACTTGCTAAAGGACTTGGTGGCGGAGTCCCAATAGGAGCTTTTCTTGCTAAAGAAAATGCAGCTGCCTTAGAACCTGGAGACCATGGATCAACCTTTGGTGGCAATGTACTCACAACAGCTGCTGCATATGCAGCTGTAAAATATGCTGTGGATAACAATATAGAAAAAGATGCAAAAAACAGTGGTGAATATCTAAAAGATCTACTCGAAAAAGCTACAGACTCTCTTCCTAATATTAGTGAGATTCGTGGTAGAGGATTACTAATAGCAGTTGAATTTACTGAAGATATAGCTCCTGAACTTGTATCAAATTGTAACGAATTAGGATTATTGTTAAATCCTGTAAGACCAAATGCAATAAGACTTATGCCTCCGCTTACTGTTAACAAAGAAGAAATGGATAAAGCTGTAGAATTAATAGTAGAAGGTATTAAATCAATATTAGCCAAAGGGAAAAAATAA
- a CDS encoding cytochrome c biogenesis protein CcdA, which yields MESKNYIKLIPSFLITLLITIIIVFIGFSSEEVKSSNNYVPTSLITNISTGLSTIINQFGTSLPLGLAFIAGMSAAVNPCGFILLPTYLGLILNENNSIEDTKRTNYLHLSQIALFVTLGFTIVFATIGFSISFGARSIIQELTSFITIIIGVFLILIGIISLNSETKIYLNWPTQIASKFGDPRNTKYPKFINYLLFGMSYAVASISCTLPVFLAVIGVSLTNNNIIDIAKQFVLYSLGMGFIITITTLVIASLENSLLKGMTRLTKWFQYTTSTIMILAGSYLIFYWTSSGTLL from the coding sequence ATGGAATCAAAAAATTATATCAAACTCATACCATCTTTTCTTATTACCCTGCTAATAACAATTATTATTGTATTTATAGGATTTTCATCTGAAGAGGTAAAAAGTTCAAATAATTATGTACCAACTAGTCTAATAACAAACATCTCTACAGGATTATCAACTATTATTAATCAATTTGGCACGTCACTTCCTTTAGGTTTAGCATTTATAGCAGGAATGAGTGCGGCAGTAAATCCATGTGGGTTTATTCTATTACCTACTTACTTAGGTCTGATTCTGAATGAAAACAACAGTATTGAAGATACAAAAAGAACAAACTATCTTCACTTGTCCCAAATTGCATTGTTTGTAACATTAGGATTTACTATTGTTTTTGCTACAATTGGTTTTTCTATAAGCTTTGGTGCTAGATCAATTATCCAAGAACTCACATCTTTCATTACAATAATTATTGGAGTGTTTTTGATTCTTATTGGAATAATATCATTAAATAGTGAAACAAAAATCTATTTAAATTGGCCAACACAAATTGCTTCAAAATTTGGTGACCCACGAAACACTAAATATCCTAAATTTATTAATTATTTATTGTTTGGAATGAGTTATGCTGTAGCATCAATTAGTTGTACTCTTCCTGTATTTTTAGCAGTTATAGGGGTTTCATTAACCAACAATAATATTATTGATATCGCAAAACAATTTGTACTTTACAGTTTAGGTATGGGATTTATTATTACAATTACAACATTAGTAATAGCATCTTTAGAAAACTCTTTACTGAAGGGAATGACTAGATTAACAAAATGGTTTCAATACACCACAAGCACAATTATGATACTTGCTGGATCATACTTAATTTTTTATTGGACAAGTTCGGGAACGCTCTTATAA
- the rpmB gene encoding 50S ribosomal protein L28 has translation MAKCEYCTKTPQFGHNVSHSKRATNKKWLPNIQTFRIEINGMRKKVKLCTQCIRTYHKSGMIGFA, from the coding sequence GTGGCTAAATGTGAATATTGTACTAAAACGCCTCAATTTGGGCATAATGTGAGTCACTCTAAGAGAGCAACTAATAAAAAGTGGCTTCCTAATATACAAACATTTCGTATTGAAATTAATGGGATGAGAAAAAAAGTTAAACTTTGTACGCAATGTATAAGAACATATCATAAGTCTGGTATGATTGGATTTGCTTAA
- a CDS encoding DegV family protein gives MSTVIVTDSTCDIPSEIINKLNIHVVPCSVNFGIESYLDGVEIKAEEFYNRLTNSDVFPTTSQPTPNQFLEVYNSIPKESDILSIHVSEKLSGTYNSALQAQKNLSDRNIQVIDSQLASTALGLVVIEAAKQAQEGKSIDELSTLTKNALSNSNVFILLDTIEYLKRGGRIGKAQAFVGNLLKLRPILTLNDGAVEGVKKTRSKQAGMNYLQEILQQQTNLVSVAVLYTTNEQEALSVANDVKEITNIDNIVISQCGPAIGAHAGPGAVGIALLNG, from the coding sequence ATGAGTACAGTAATAGTAACCGACAGTACATGTGATATACCAAGTGAAATTATTAATAAACTTAATATACATGTCGTACCATGCAGTGTTAATTTTGGAATTGAATCATATCTTGATGGAGTTGAAATTAAAGCTGAAGAATTTTATAACAGACTAACAAATTCTGATGTTTTCCCTACAACTTCACAACCAACTCCAAACCAGTTTTTAGAAGTTTACAACTCAATACCAAAGGAATCAGATATACTTTCTATCCATGTTTCTGAAAAACTAAGTGGTACATATAATTCGGCTTTACAGGCTCAAAAAAATCTATCCGATAGAAATATCCAAGTAATAGATTCTCAACTAGCTTCAACTGCACTCGGATTAGTTGTTATTGAGGCAGCCAAACAAGCACAAGAAGGTAAGTCGATTGATGAGCTATCTACACTCACTAAAAACGCACTTTCGAACTCTAACGTGTTCATTTTGCTGGACACAATTGAGTATTTAAAACGAGGTGGAAGAATTGGAAAAGCTCAGGCATTTGTTGGTAACCTATTAAAGCTACGCCCTATTTTAACTTTGAATGACGGAGCTGTTGAAGGAGTAAAAAAAACACGAAGTAAACAAGCAGGGATGAATTACCTACAAGAAATATTACAACAACAAACTAATCTTGTAAGTGTGGCGGTTCTTTATACCACTAATGAACAAGAAGCATTATCAGTCGCAAATGATGTTAAAGAAATAACCAATATTGATAATATTGTAATTTCTCAATGCGGGCCAGCAATAGGAGCACACGCAGGGCCAGGCGCAGTAGGAATTGCTTTGTTAAATGGATAA
- a CDS encoding DAK2 domain-containing protein: MASDVKKLNDGLSGNELKNLFESGYNSLLANIDTINSLNVFPVPDGDTGTNMVLTMKSAKSEFDKENENDAGKIAEAMSNGALMGARGNSGVILSQFLRGWASALYNSEIISPIQIVNALKQGMEFSYESVSNPVEGTMLTVIKYAYEGAYSAYNNISNNIREIWDEAYKSAKEALDYTPELLPILKQAQVVDAGGLGIVAIMDGMKSYFNGTHNTTPSKIQVENSTIAENFIFDTNDEEFGNCIQFIINNPTMTKTTLENKFSSLASSVVIVDAKKLFRIHVHSEDPDPILELSKEIGTLSDINIQNMDDQKAEFFDDISSQTNIESDHINNGIVAVVDGEGFIDIFKELGTTIIMPGGQTKNPSTEEVLNAINACNADNIFVFPNNKNIIGVAKQAAKLSESNVIVIPTTSVPAGISGLLGFDSTLSYQENEINILESVTNVITCEITKATKDITINNVKVIQNDYLSIVNGEIIASGKSLINIIEDTFNYTKPSPENMITVYFGSNINPNMENEIVSLFNNKYSQNENEFVRGNQEIYDLIISIE, from the coding sequence ATGGCTAGTGATGTAAAAAAATTAAATGATGGGCTAAGCGGAAATGAACTCAAAAATTTATTTGAGTCTGGATATAATTCATTGTTAGCAAATATAGATACCATTAATTCTTTAAATGTATTTCCTGTGCCAGATGGAGATACTGGAACTAATATGGTACTAACAATGAAATCAGCTAAGTCAGAATTTGATAAAGAAAACGAAAATGATGCTGGGAAAATAGCTGAAGCTATGTCTAATGGTGCTTTAATGGGCGCACGAGGTAATAGTGGGGTAATATTGTCTCAATTTTTAAGAGGATGGGCATCTGCACTATATAATTCTGAAATTATAAGCCCTATACAGATCGTTAATGCCTTAAAACAAGGTATGGAATTTTCTTATGAATCAGTCAGTAATCCAGTCGAAGGAACTATGTTAACAGTTATCAAATATGCATATGAAGGTGCATATTCAGCATACAACAACATTTCAAATAACATAAGAGAAATATGGGACGAAGCATACAAATCTGCTAAAGAGGCACTTGACTACACACCTGAATTGTTACCTATACTTAAACAGGCGCAAGTTGTTGACGCAGGTGGACTTGGAATTGTAGCAATTATGGATGGCATGAAATCTTATTTTAATGGGACACATAATACTACTCCTTCAAAAATTCAAGTTGAAAATTCAACAATTGCAGAGAACTTTATATTTGATACTAATGATGAAGAATTTGGCAATTGTATACAATTTATTATTAATAACCCAACTATGACTAAAACTACTCTGGAAAATAAATTTTCTAGTCTCGCATCATCAGTAGTAATTGTTGATGCCAAAAAATTATTTAGAATACATGTTCATTCTGAAGACCCAGATCCAATTCTTGAATTATCAAAAGAAATCGGTACACTTTCAGATATAAATATACAAAACATGGATGATCAAAAAGCTGAATTTTTTGATGATATCTCATCGCAAACAAATATTGAAAGTGATCACATAAATAATGGTATAGTAGCGGTTGTTGATGGGGAAGGATTTATTGATATTTTTAAAGAACTTGGTACAACAATAATTATGCCTGGAGGACAAACTAAAAATCCTAGTACTGAAGAAGTCTTAAATGCTATTAATGCTTGTAATGCAGATAACATATTTGTATTCCCTAACAATAAAAATATCATTGGAGTCGCTAAACAAGCAGCTAAACTTTCAGAATCAAATGTGATTGTAATTCCAACCACATCAGTTCCTGCTGGTATAAGTGGATTGTTAGGATTTGATAGCACGCTTTCTTATCAGGAAAATGAAATTAATATCTTAGAATCAGTTACGAATGTTATTACTTGTGAAATTACAAAAGCTACTAAAGATATTACTATTAATAACGTTAAAGTAATCCAAAATGATTATTTAAGCATAGTTAATGGTGAAATAATAGCTTCGGGAAAATCATTAATAAATATTATTGAAGATACCTTTAATTATACAAAACCTTCACCAGAAAATATGATAACTGTATATTTTGGGTCAAATATAAACCCAAATATGGAAAACGAAATAGTATCATTATTTAATAATAAGTATTCACAGAATGAAAATGAATTTGTTCGCGGAAATCAAGAAATATATGATTTAATTATTTCTATAGAATAA
- the folE gene encoding GTP cyclohydrolase I FolE gives MSKHRNINKLSKLLQEVLAELGEDINREGLQETPLRWAKSLLTQTEGTTENPVQHLKTIFELTEDIYPEYSEDMIIVDKIEFSSLCEHHIAPFKGLTHIGYIPNPNTRKIVGLSKLSRIVDLFSQKLQIQERLTNQITQAIYEYLEPLGVITVIQARHYCMIQRGVKQRNSVTTTIAKRGIFTEQNNLENKFQNYISMKLEKKWGE, from the coding sequence ATGTCAAAGCATCGAAACATCAATAAACTTTCTAAATTACTACAGGAAGTTCTTGCTGAACTTGGAGAAGATATTAATCGAGAAGGTTTACAAGAAACTCCTTTAAGATGGGCAAAATCTCTTCTTACTCAAACTGAGGGAACAACAGAAAACCCTGTACAACACCTTAAAACTATATTTGAACTTACCGAAGATATATATCCAGAATATTCCGAGGATATGATTATCGTAGACAAAATAGAGTTTTCTTCTCTTTGTGAACATCATATTGCACCATTTAAAGGTTTAACCCACATAGGATATATACCTAACCCCAACACAAGAAAAATAGTAGGGTTATCCAAACTTTCTAGAATCGTAGATTTATTTAGTCAAAAATTACAAATACAAGAAAGATTAACAAATCAAATAACTCAAGCTATATATGAATACTTAGAACCATTAGGAGTTATTACAGTTATTCAAGCAAGGCACTACTGTATGATCCAAAGAGGAGTGAAACAAAGAAACAGTGTCACTACCACAATAGCTAAAAGAGGAATTTTTACAGAACAAAATAATTTGGAAAATAAATTTCAAAATTATATATCAATGAAACTTGAAAAAAAATGGGGTGAGTGA